From the genome of Ignavibacteria bacterium:
GCGACGGAACAAGTTTCATCGAACATTTCATCGCTCTCGAAGGAAAATGTTGCATTGTTGAATAAAGATATTCGTTTCATCAAAACATCGAGCGGAAGTTTTTCGCAACGCGGAATGTATTTTTATCAAACTCCAATGTTTCTTGCTTCGCTTGCGTTACCGTTTTTCAGTTTTGTAGCGTTTGTTGTTTTGCAACAGCGAAGAATAAAAATGAATGCCGATTTGGTTTCGTTGCGTTCGCGAAAAGCAAGCAAAGTTGCGGATAAACGATTGAACGCAGCAAATCAATTTTTCAAACAGCAAAAGAAAGAAGAATTTTACGCCGAAGTTTCTCGCGCGTTGTGGGGATTTGTCGGTGATAAGTTTGCCATTCCACAAGCGGGAATTTCGATGGAAAATGTTTTGCAAAAACTTTTAGAAAAAAATGTTGCAGAAGATGTGCGCATGAAATTCAAACAAACGATTGAACAATGCGAGTTTGCACGGTACGCGCCTTCAACGGATGTATCCGCAGAGATGGAACGAACATACAGCGAAGCAAAAACGACGATTGAAAGTTTGGAGAAAATTGTATGAGGGTTTTACATTTTATACTTCACATTTTGCATTTAGCATTTGAACGCTCGAAGCAATATAAAATATCAAATGTAAAATGTAAAATTCTTTTCTTGCTCCTCGCTCCATTCTCCCTGCTTCACGCTCAAACAAGCGAAGATTTTTTTCAAAAAGGAAATGAATTATATCGTCAGGGAAAATTTGCTGAAGCGATTTCTTTTTACGAAAAAGTTTTGAAGAAAAACGAAGAAAGCGGTGAACTTTATTTCAATTTGGGAAATGCGTATTACAAAATGAATGATCACGCACGGGCAATATTAAATTACGAACGAGCGATAAAATTTTCTCCGAACGATGAAGCATTGAATGTAAATTTACAACTTGCGAATTTATACGTTACGGATAACATCGAACCGATTCCTTCGCCGTTTTATTGGGAAATGTGGAACGCAATAAAAAGTTATTTTTCCGTAAATCAACTTTCGTGGTTTGTCGTGTGGTTTTTTATTGCTTTGCTTGGTTCGATTGCAATTTTTCTCTACACGCGAAGTTTTCTTTTAAAGCGTCTCTTTCTTATTTTTAACATAATTTTTTTATTTCTTCTTGTTTGTTCAACAACAATTTTAGTCGGTAACGCACTTGAAGGAACTTCTCAGCGGTTTGCTGTTGTTCTCACAGACGTTGTGAACGTAAAAACAACTCCCGACGATAATAGCGGTGATGCGTTTGTAATTCATCGTGGAGTAAAAGTTCGTTTGCTCGATACTGTTGGCGATTGGCGGGAAATAAAACTTGCCGATGGGAAAGTCGGATGGATGCGGGAAAAAGAGTTTGAGGAAATTTAGTTTTTTCGTTTGTTCGTTTGCTGGCTAGTTAGTTTTAAGAACAATGAAAGAACGAGCAAACGAACTAACCAATTAAACAAACAAACGATTATGCATATACAATATTTAAAAGATAATTCTGGAAATAAAACTTCGGTGATTATTCCGTTGGAAGAATGGGAAAAGTTTCAAGTGCAATTCAAAAAATTGCAAGGGAAACAAGAAACACCGAAATCAAAAAATGGAATACACAAAGAAAAAAAACATCCGAAAGCCGGTTGTATGAAAGGTACATTCATTCTGTCGCCGGATTTTGATGAACCGTTGGAAGATTTCAAAGAGTATATGGAATGAATTTACTTCTTGATACTCACGCATTTATTTGGCTTGTTGAAAATGATAAACAACTTTCTTCAAAAGCAAAATCAATTGTGGAAGAAACATCGAATGCCAATTTCATCAGCATTGCATCTCTTTGGGAAATTGCAATTAAAGTGAGTTTGAGAAAAATAAAACTACAACACTCCTTTGAGAAAACTATTGCAATGATAAATGAAAATGGATTTGAGTTACTCAATATTTCTACCGAACATACTATGGAAGCAAGTAAACTAAAATTTCACCATCGCGATCCATTTGATAGAATGCTTATTGCACAAGCGAAAGTTGAGAAAATGACAATTGTGGGAAAAGATGAACACTTCGATAAATACAAAGTGAAACGGATTTGGTAAATGCAAGTTAATTCGGTTTTAAATTTTAGATTGAAATAAAATTATGAATTACAACGCAATCAATATTGACCCGGAAATTCTTGGTGGAACTCCCGTTTTCGTTGGAACTCGTGTTCCGATTCAAGCAATGTTTGATTATTTGGAAGACGGAGAACCATTAGAAGAATTTTTGGAAAACTTTCCTACCGTTTCTAAAGAGCAAGCGATAGAAGTGTTGCATCTCGCAGAAAAATTCATCACGTCAGAAAAAGTACTTGATGAGAATTTTGCTTGACGAGAACCTTCCAACGAAATTAAAATTTGATTTTGGAAACGAACACGAAATCAAAACAGTTCGAGAAATGAAGTGGAATTGAAAAAAGAATGGCGAACTTCTTTCGTTAATGGTGCAAAATGGGTTTCAAATTTTTATTACAATGGATAAGAATTTGCAACATCAACAGAATGTGAGAAAATTTCCAATCACAGTTTTTGTTTTGAAGGCAAGAAATAATAAACATCAAACAATTCAACCGTACATTGCAAAAGTAACAAAACTATTACAAATGGAATTACATAACGGAATAATAGAAGTAAATTTATAATTCGATTGCGACACAACAATTTTTTAATTTAGAACATTACACATTATAATACTAATCTATGTCAATTAACGTACAAAATTTGACGAAAGCATACGGCACGAAAAAAGCCGTTGATGATATTTCGTTCGATGTGCATTCGGGAGAAATCGTCGGATTTCTTGGACCGAACGGTGCGGGAAAAACTACGACGATGCGTATCATCACGGGTTTTCTTGCGCCAACAGACGGAACCGCGAAAGTCGAAGGTTTCGATATTCACGAACAACAACTCAATGTTCGCAAAAGCATCGGGTATTTGCCGGAACACAATCCGCTGTATCTTGATATGAACGTGCTCGATTATCTTGAATATGCCGCGCAATTGCAAAACGTCGAGAAAGGAAAAATTCCACATCGCATTCGCGAGATGGTTGGAATGTGTGGACTTTCATCCGTCAAACATCTCGACATCGGGCAACTTTCCAAAGGATTTCGTCAGCGTGTTGGACTTGCGCAAGCAATGATTCACGACCCGAAAGTGATGATTCTCGACGAGCCAACTTCTGGGCTTGACCCGAATCAAATTGTCGAAATCAGAAATCTCATTCGTCAAGTGGGAAAAGCGAAAACGGTTTTGCTTTCTACACACATTCTTCCGGAAGTTGAAGCAACGTGCGACAGAGCATTGATAATCAGCAATGGAAAAATTGTCGCAAACGGAACGACGAAAGAATTGCAAACACAATTTCAAGGAAGCGCAAACGTGTATTTGGAAATTGAACGCGATGACAATGCTACGCGCGACGTTCTCGAAATGCAATTGAAACAAATTTCTTCAATTGAAAATGCAGTATGCACTCACGAACTCGATGCATCGCTTTCATTCAAACTTACTGCGGCAAAAGATTCCGATATTCGCAAACAAGTGTATCAATTTTGCGTACAAAAAAAATTATCGTTACTCGAACTTCACAGCGAACAAACTTCTCTCGAAGATGTTTTCCACCAATTAACAACCGAAAAAAACTAATGAATAATATCAAAGCAATTTTTAGTAAAGAACTTCGTTCATTTTTTGATTCGCCAGTAGCATACATTGTTATTGTAGTATTTCTTGGGTTACTCGGATGGTTTTTTACGAGTAGTTTATTTCTTGCAAACGTTGCATCATTACGAACTGTATTTGAAATGACTCCGTTCTTTTTGTTGTTCTTCGGTCCAGCGATGACGATGCGATTAATTTCCGAAGAGAAAAAAGGCGGAACGCTCGAGCTTCTCGTAACAAAACCAATTATGGAATACGAAATCGTTGTAGGAAAATTTCTCGCAACCTGGATGTTGTTTTTCGTAACGCTTCTTCCAACGCTCGTGTATTTTCTGACGATTTCATTTCTCGGAAAAGTTGATATGGGACCAATCGTCGGCGGTTATATCGGGCTAATGTTGGTTGGCGGTGTATTTCTTTCGCTTGGCGTTCTTGGTTCATCGCTTACGGAAAATCAAATCGTTGCGTTCATTGTCAGTTTTCTGATTGTGTTCGTGCTGTTTATTTTCGATAAGATACTAATGTATTTTCCGGGAAGCATCGCAACAATTTTAGAATATCTTGGCGTGGATTATCATTTCTCCAACATCGCTCGCGGCGTTATTGATACTCGCGATTTAGTGTATTACTTTTCGATGATGGCGGTTTCTCTGATGATTGCTTCGGTGATGTTGGAAAAGAGAAAGTGGTAAGCGAATTTTAGATTTTAGAAATCTGATTTTAGATTGAAGAATTATGAATTTGAAAACCGAACAATTTCTTGACAATTTTTTCTTTACTAATAGTGAACCAAAACTTTATAGTACTGGCGTACGACTTGTTCCTATGGAAATAAAACGAAGAAACAAAAAACGATTTGTTTGGGTTGTTGAAGATTTTTGTGATGAAACATATGACGATAAAGGAAAGTTGGTTATGGCAAAAGAATATGCTGATTCTGTTGAATGATTGATTCAGAAAGACCAAGAGTAATTTTTAAAACTTCAAAATAAAATTTATATGACATTACATTTAGAATATCTCATAGACGAAAAAGGAAAACAAAAATCAGTTGTCATTCCACAAAAAGAGTGGAACTACTTTCAAACTGATTATCATAAGACGAAGAAAAAATTGGAAGTGCTTTTGGGAATCCAAGAAGCATTACGGGAAGTAAAAGAAATTCAATCTGGAAAAAAGAAAGCGAAAACACTTCAAGAAGTTTTGGATGAACTATAAAATCATCACAACAAGTAACTTCGAGAAGGAATTAAAACGATTAACGAAAAAATTCCCTTCTCTCAAAGTCGAAGTTGCGGAATTGCAAACACAATTATTTGAAAATCCATTTCTTGGAACTCCAATTGGAAAAAACTCTTTTAAGATTCGTCTTGCAGTAAAAAGCAAAGGGAAAGGGAAAAGCGGCGGAATGAGAGTAATAACTTACATTCAGATTGATGTACTTGTTGATGATTTATCAAATATATTTATGCTTTCAATCTTCGATAAATCGGAAATGCAAAATATCTCTGATGAAGAATTGCAACGGCTAATAAACATTGTAAAGAACTAATGCTACTTGGAAACGAAAGCCAAAATCATTGAAAAAAGTTTTAAGTGAAATCTGAATCAAATAACGATTTTTAGAATTATGACAAACGCTTTACTTCACAAAAAAATAGATTCACTTCCCGAGCAAATAAAATCGGAAGTGATGCACTATCTTGATTTTCTTTTACAAAAGAAAAATAATTCATTGAAAAAGAAACGCTCAAAAGCAGGATTTCTCAAAGGTACTTTTGTTATGAAAGAAAACTTTGATGAACCATTGGAAGATTTTAAAGAGTATATGGAATGAATCTTTTATTGGATACTCACGCAATCATTTGGTATGCAGAAAATGATAAACGACTTTCTTCAAAAGCGAAAAAACTTATCGAAGACGAAACGAATAATGTTTATATCAGCGTTGCATCATTTTGGGAAATTGCAATCAAGACAAGTTTGAAAAAATTAGAAATGAAACTTTCTTTGA
Proteins encoded in this window:
- a CDS encoding tetratricopeptide repeat protein — protein: MRVLHFILHILHLAFERSKQYKISNVKCKILFLLLAPFSLLHAQTSEDFFQKGNELYRQGKFAEAISFYEKVLKKNEESGELYFNLGNAYYKMNDHARAILNYERAIKFSPNDEALNVNLQLANLYVTDNIEPIPSPFYWEMWNAIKSYFSVNQLSWFVVWFFIALLGSIAIFLYTRSFLLKRLFLIFNIIFLFLLVCSTTILVGNALEGTSQRFAVVLTDVVNVKTTPDDNSGDAFVIHRGVKVRLLDTVGDWREIKLADGKVGWMREKEFEEI
- a CDS encoding DUF2281 domain-containing protein — its product is MHIQYLKDNSGNKTSVIIPLEEWEKFQVQFKKLQGKQETPKSKNGIHKEKKHPKAGCMKGTFILSPDFDEPLEDFKEYME
- a CDS encoding type II toxin-antitoxin system VapC family toxin produces the protein MNLLLDTHAFIWLVENDKQLSSKAKSIVEETSNANFISIASLWEIAIKVSLRKIKLQHSFEKTIAMINENGFELLNISTEHTMEASKLKFHHRDPFDRMLIAQAKVEKMTIVGKDEHFDKYKVKRIW
- a CDS encoding DUF433 domain-containing protein is translated as MNYNAINIDPEILGGTPVFVGTRVPIQAMFDYLEDGEPLEEFLENFPTVSKEQAIEVLHLAEKFITSEKVLDENFA
- a CDS encoding ATP-binding cassette domain-containing protein, producing MSINVQNLTKAYGTKKAVDDISFDVHSGEIVGFLGPNGAGKTTTMRIITGFLAPTDGTAKVEGFDIHEQQLNVRKSIGYLPEHNPLYLDMNVLDYLEYAAQLQNVEKGKIPHRIREMVGMCGLSSVKHLDIGQLSKGFRQRVGLAQAMIHDPKVMILDEPTSGLDPNQIVEIRNLIRQVGKAKTVLLSTHILPEVEATCDRALIISNGKIVANGTTKELQTQFQGSANVYLEIERDDNATRDVLEMQLKQISSIENAVCTHELDASLSFKLTAAKDSDIRKQVYQFCVQKKLSLLELHSEQTSLEDVFHQLTTEKN
- a CDS encoding ABC transporter, which encodes MNNIKAIFSKELRSFFDSPVAYIVIVVFLGLLGWFFTSSLFLANVASLRTVFEMTPFFLLFFGPAMTMRLISEEKKGGTLELLVTKPIMEYEIVVGKFLATWMLFFVTLLPTLVYFLTISFLGKVDMGPIVGGYIGLMLVGGVFLSLGVLGSSLTENQIVAFIVSFLIVFVLFIFDKILMYFPGSIATILEYLGVDYHFSNIARGVIDTRDLVYYFSMMAVSLMIASVMLEKRKW
- a CDS encoding DUF2281 domain-containing protein, with the protein product MTNALLHKKIDSLPEQIKSEVMHYLDFLLQKKNNSLKKKRSKAGFLKGTFVMKENFDEPLEDFKEYME